One genomic segment of Natrialbaceae archaeon AArc-T1-2 includes these proteins:
- the rnhB gene encoding ribonuclease HII produces MARFGVDEAGKGPVLGSMFAAAVCLEDPTRLPDGVADSKRLSATRREELTTRLRTDDRIAVGVAEVPVERIDDPATDMNGLAVAAHATAIETALGDGDGSIDFADVWGRCDACDTDADRFARRVADACTVDVSLEVEAAHGADDDDPVVAAASVIAKVERDAHVANLASEYGDVGSGYPGDSRTRAFLESYVADHGRLPPIARESWSTCEDVLASAEQTGLDQF; encoded by the coding sequence ATGGCCAGGTTCGGTGTCGACGAGGCGGGAAAAGGACCGGTGCTCGGATCGATGTTTGCGGCTGCGGTCTGTCTCGAGGATCCGACACGCTTGCCCGACGGAGTCGCCGACTCGAAACGACTCTCGGCGACGCGACGCGAGGAACTCACGACACGGCTTCGGACGGACGACCGGATCGCCGTCGGTGTCGCCGAGGTGCCGGTCGAACGGATCGACGATCCAGCGACGGACATGAACGGGCTCGCGGTCGCCGCCCACGCGACGGCGATCGAGACAGCACTCGGTGACGGGGACGGGTCGATCGACTTCGCGGACGTGTGGGGTCGCTGTGACGCGTGCGACACCGACGCCGACCGCTTCGCCCGCCGAGTCGCAGATGCCTGTACGGTCGACGTAAGCCTCGAAGTCGAGGCCGCCCACGGTGCGGACGACGACGACCCGGTCGTCGCTGCGGCGAGCGTGATTGCGAAAGTCGAACGCGACGCCCACGTCGCCAACCTCGCTTCGGAGTACGGCGACGTCGGCAGCGGCTACCCCGGCGACTCGAGGACGCGAGCGTTTCTCGAGTCTTACGTCGCTGACCACGGCCGATTGCCGCCGATCGCCCGCGAGTCGTGGTCGACTTGCGAGGACGTCCTCGCGTCGGCCGAACAGACGGGGCTCGATCAGTTCTGA
- a CDS encoding glutathione S-transferase N-terminal domain-containing protein yields MTRPDLELYELGGCPYCAKVRWALTDLDLDYESYDVPASKRDRTDVYEASGQYEVPVLVDRTNGVDGLPESDDIVAYLYEEYGEADDTPPSGLLGWLRLRVLGR; encoded by the coding sequence ATGACCAGGCCCGATCTCGAACTGTACGAGCTCGGCGGTTGTCCGTACTGTGCGAAGGTGCGCTGGGCACTCACCGACCTCGACCTCGACTACGAGTCATACGACGTTCCGGCCTCGAAACGCGACCGGACGGACGTCTACGAGGCGAGCGGACAGTACGAGGTTCCCGTCCTCGTCGATCGGACGAACGGCGTCGATGGCCTTCCCGAGAGCGACGACATCGTTGCCTATCTGTACGAGGAGTACGGCGAAGCGGACGACACACCACCATCCGGACTGCTCGGATGGCTTCGTCTCCGCGTCCTCGGCCGGTAG